In a single window of the Jaculus jaculus isolate mJacJac1 chromosome 9, mJacJac1.mat.Y.cur, whole genome shotgun sequence genome:
- the Srsf2 gene encoding serine/arginine-rich splicing factor 2, translating to MSYGRPPPDVEGMTSLKVDNLTYRTSPDTLRRVFEKYGRVGDVYIPRDRYTKESRGFAFVRFHDKRDAEDAMDAMDGAVLDGRELRVQMARYGRPPDSHHSRRGPPPRRYGGGGYGRRSRSPRRRRRSRSRSRSRSRSRSRSRYSRSKSRSRTRSRSRSTSKSRSARRSKSKSSSVSRSRSRSRSRSRSRSPPPVSKRESKSRSRSKSPPKSPEEEGAVSS from the exons ATGAGTTACGGGCGCCCGCCTCCCGATGTGGAGGGCATGACCTCCCTCAAGGTGGACAACCTCACCTACCGCACCTCGCCCGACACACTCCGGCGCGTCTTCGAGAAGTATGGGCGCGTCGGCGACGTGTACATCCCGCGGGACCGCTACACCAAGGAGTCGCGCGGCTTCGCCTTCGTGCGCTTCCACGACAAGCGCGACGCCGAAGACGCCATGGATGCCATGGACGGGGCCGTGTTGGACGGCCGCGAGCTGCGGGTGCAGATGGCGCGCTACGGCCGCCCGCCCGACTCGCACCACAGCCGCCGGGGCCCGCCACCCCGCAGGTACGGCGGCGGCGGCTACGGACGTCGGAGCCGAAG CCCGAGGCGACGTCGCCGCAGCCGATCGCGCAGCCGGAGCCGCTCCCGGTCCCGCAGCCGTTCCCGCTACAGCCGCTCTAAGTCCCGGTCCCGCACTCGCTCCCGATCCCGCTCGACCTCCAAGTCCCGGTCGGCGCGAAGGTCCAAGTCCAAGTCCTCGTCGGTATCCAGATCCCGCTCGCGGTCCAGATCCCGTTCGAGATCCAGGAGTCCTCCGCCCGTGTCCAAGAGGGAATCCAAGTCCAGGTCGCGCTCCAAGAGCCCCCCGAAGTCTCCCGAAGAGGAAGGAGCGGTGTCGTCCTAA
- the Mettl23 gene encoding methyltransferase-like protein 23, protein MYAWPCAVVLAQYLWFHRNCLPEKAVLEIGAGVSLPGILAAKCGAKVILSDSAELPHCLEMCRQSCQLNNLPQVQVVGLTWGHISQDLLSLPPQDIILASDVFFEPEDFEDILVTVYFLMQKNPKVQLWSTYQVRSADWSLEALLYKWDMKCIHIPLETFEADKEDLAESSLPGRHTVEMLIIFAKGSL, encoded by the exons ATGTATGCCTGGCCCTGTGCTGTGGTGCTGGCCCAGTACCTGTGGTTTCACCGGAACTGTCTTCCAGAAAAGGCTGTCTTGGAG ATTGGAGCTGGAGTGAGCCTTCCAGGGATTTTGGCTGCTAAATGTGGTGCCAAAGTAATACTGTCAGACAGTGCAGAGCTGCCTCACTGCCTGGAGATGTGTCGGCAAAGCTGCCAACTGAACAACTTGCCACAAGTGCAGGTTGTAGGACTGACATGGGGCCATATCTCTCAGGACCTTCTATCCTTACCACCACAAGACATCATCCTTGCATCTGATGTCTTCTTTGAACCCGAAG ACTTTGAAGACATTTTAGTCACAGTCTACTTTTTGATGCAGAAGAATCCCAAGGTTCAGTTATGGTCTACATACCAGGTTAGAAG cgctGACTGGTCACTGGAAGCTTTGCTCTACAAGTGGGACATGAAATGTATCCACATTCCTCTGGAAACTTTTGAAGCAGACAAGGAAGATCTAGCAGAGTCTTCCCTTCCCGGAAGACATACTGTTGAAATGCTGATCATCTTTGCAAAGGGCAGTCTCTGA